The following coding sequences are from one Macadamia integrifolia cultivar HAES 741 unplaced genomic scaffold, SCU_Mint_v3 scaffold_173A, whole genome shotgun sequence window:
- the LOC122071019 gene encoding uncharacterized protein LOC122071019: protein MPAEMELGANLYFPGACLAPTSNLNKGRAPKRNQPSLFKKALLGRRCPDNALHTFVCSSAPFPSPMLSHRQRLGKHGRATCRETCTCGSGRGPRYTVLICVGPRNSSEIVMAQKQIWSGIPLFPVLVMFLISRLAETNRAPSDLPEAEAESVAGYNVEYARDAIQHSSLLAEANVPGSRGLILTETRGGSLPTSKSKIVGKQSNYCAGYRATAFARRAHSVAWLVYDQLARPLCCSRAVACWGRALFTLHSSFETNECRVEGFCLVIKKGSWVKQTPSLDEHGA, encoded by the coding sequence ATGCCGGCCGAGATGGAGCTGGGAGCCAACCTATACTTTCCTGGGGCTTGCCTTGCCCCAACATCTAATCTAAATAAAGGGCGGGCGCCGAAAAGGAACCAGCCCAGCCTCTTCAAGAAAGCTTTGCTTGGTAGGCGCTGCCCGGACAATGCTCTGCACACTTTCGTGTGCAGTTCCGCCCCCTTCCCTTCTCCCATGCTGAGTCACAGGCAGCGCCTCGGAAAGCACGGACGAGCCACATGCAGGGAAACTTGCACGTGTGGTTCTGGCCGGGGACCCCGGTATACTGTACTAATATGTGTAGGTCCCCGTAATTCGAGTGAGATTGTCATGGCGCAAAAGCAGATATGGTCCGGTATTCCCTTGTTCCCCGTATTGGTTATGTTCCTCATTTCTCGTCTAGCAGAAACTAATCGAGCTCCGTCTGATCTCCCAGAAGCGGAAGCTGAATCAGTTGCAGGCTATAATGTAGAATATGCGCGGGATGCGATCCAACATAGTTCACTGTTGGCGGAAGCCAATGTCCCGGGGTCCCGGGGACTCATTCTGACTGAAACAAGGGGTGGGTCTTTACCAACTTCAAAATCAAAGATTGTTGGgaagcaatcaaactactgcgCGGGCTACCGCGCAACGGCTTTCGCGCGTCGCGCTCATTCCGTTGCTTGGttggtctacgatcagctagCGCGCCCTTTGTGTTGTAGTAGGGCCGTTGCTTGTTGGGGCAGGGCACTCTTCactcttcattcttcattcgAAACTAATGAATGTCGGGTCGAGGGTTTCTGCCTTGTTATCAAAAAGGGGAGTTGGGTAAAGCAAACTCCCTCCTTGGACGAGCACGGGGCTTAG